Proteins co-encoded in one Candidatus Bathyarchaeota archaeon genomic window:
- the amrS gene encoding AmmeMemoRadiSam system radical SAM enzyme codes for MSLHEAMLYERQEESKVKCCLCARRCLISNGAPGFCLVRQNQGGTLFTLNYAKAVSAGVDPISKKPLSHFNPGALVLSIAAAGCNFRCQFCDNWMISQEKEIAGKLFPPQEVVKSAQNSGCQGISYTYTEPTIFFEYAYDTAKLAKKAGLFNTFVTNGYMTPEAVKTIAPYLDAATVDYKGGADPDFYKSVMSVPKVEPIYESLKELKLNDVHIELTNLVVPKIGDSMDNIRKMAKWIKDYLGEDTPFHLLRFHPDYKLTTIPATSVQTMEEAYMTAKNQGLKYVYLGNMPGHPSENTYCPNCDQAVIKRNSFEIVEWKLTSDMQCPVCGYRIPIKGKVYQSNLRFPYSLF; via the coding sequence TTGTCGTTACATGAAGCTATGCTCTACGAACGCCAAGAAGAAAGCAAAGTAAAATGTTGCTTATGCGCAAGGCGTTGCCTCATCAGTAACGGCGCACCCGGCTTCTGCTTAGTCCGACAAAACCAAGGCGGAACCCTCTTCACACTCAACTACGCCAAAGCCGTTTCCGCTGGCGTTGACCCGATTAGCAAAAAACCGCTCTCACACTTTAATCCTGGCGCGCTGGTGCTCTCGATTGCGGCGGCTGGCTGCAACTTCCGCTGCCAGTTCTGCGATAACTGGATGATTAGCCAAGAAAAAGAAATTGCGGGCAAACTGTTTCCGCCCCAAGAGGTGGTCAAATCAGCGCAGAACAGTGGTTGCCAAGGAATCAGCTACACTTACACGGAGCCCACTATATTTTTTGAGTATGCTTATGACACAGCGAAGCTTGCCAAAAAGGCAGGCTTGTTTAACACTTTTGTCACCAACGGCTACATGACGCCTGAAGCCGTCAAGACCATTGCGCCTTACTTAGATGCGGCGACTGTTGATTACAAAGGCGGGGCAGACCCTGATTTTTACAAGTCTGTTATGTCGGTTCCTAAAGTGGAGCCGATTTATGAGTCGTTAAAGGAACTCAAGCTGAACGATGTTCACATTGAGCTTACTAATTTGGTTGTGCCAAAAATCGGCGATTCTATGGATAATATTCGGAAAATGGCTAAGTGGATTAAGGATTACTTGGGCGAGGACACGCCGTTTCACCTGTTGCGCTTCCACCCAGACTACAAATTAACCACCATACCTGCCACAAGCGTGCAGACCATGGAGGAGGCTTACATGACCGCCAAAAACCAAGGACTAAAGTACGTTTATCTTGGTAACATGCCAGGCCACCCCTCAGAGAACACGTATTGCCCCAACTGTGACCAAGCAGTGATTAAACGCAACAGCTTCGAAATTGTCGAATGGAAACTCACAAGCGACATGCAGTGCCCCGTGTGCGGATACCGCATCCCAATAAAAGGCAAAGTGTATCAGAGTAACCTGCGATTTCCCTACTCACTGTTTTAG
- the hisI gene encoding phosphoribosyl-AMP cyclohydrolase, translating to MTTNYLLEKLDFKKGNGLIPVIVQDAKTKEILMQAYANKEAVEHTLKTKKATYWSRSRNELWIKGETSGHTQKVISVSTDCDYDSLLYVVEQTGPACHTGKYSCFYNKLL from the coding sequence ATGACAACAAACTATTTGCTGGAAAAACTTGATTTCAAGAAAGGCAACGGGCTCATTCCCGTTATAGTTCAAGACGCAAAGACAAAGGAAATTTTGATGCAAGCATACGCCAACAAAGAAGCTGTAGAACACACCCTCAAAACCAAGAAAGCAACCTACTGGAGCCGCAGCCGAAACGAACTTTGGATAAAAGGCGAAACCTCAGGGCACACCCAAAAAGTCATCTCAGTATCAACCGACTGCGACTATGACTCGCTCCTGTACGTGGTTGAACAGACTGGCCCAGCGTGCCACACAGGCAAATACTCCTGCTTCTATAACAAACTGCTGTAG
- a CDS encoding radical SAM protein, which translates to MHKITSNPAFPDDRLVRKSLARYFAIIENKKKAKFLLARKVKAEFGSADSLEALWEQHKLSTEEYLTFERQVDAGMNFDAVAVPEKSYFDLKVRIAQKILECCHLCNRRCGVNRLADHRGFCNCGKSMSVSSIFTHLGEEPELVPSGTVFTMGCTIRCKHCQNWTISQWQETPLEYKPEELAKEVENLRLEGCRNVNLVGGEPTPWLWHWLETFKHVHVNVPVVWNSNSYYSQETARLLAGFADVYLLDFKYGPSDCANRISDAPNYWQVCTRNHLEAKKYGELIVRVLVLPGHLDCCTKPILEWIAQNLGVQTRVNLMFQYRPAWRAGEVPELRRRLTQSEMDKALRLAEQVGLENLA; encoded by the coding sequence ATGCATAAAATCACAAGCAACCCTGCCTTCCCAGACGACAGATTAGTAAGGAAAAGTTTAGCCAGATACTTTGCCATAATTGAGAACAAGAAGAAGGCGAAATTTCTTTTAGCCAGAAAAGTCAAGGCTGAATTTGGCAGCGCCGATTCTTTGGAAGCGCTCTGGGAACAACATAAGCTCTCCACAGAGGAGTATCTAACTTTTGAGCGCCAAGTTGATGCTGGCATGAACTTTGATGCGGTTGCTGTTCCTGAGAAATCGTATTTTGATTTGAAAGTAAGAATTGCCCAAAAAATTCTTGAGTGCTGTCACTTATGCAATCGCCGATGCGGCGTGAACCGTTTGGCTGACCATCGGGGATTTTGCAACTGCGGCAAATCAATGAGTGTTTCAAGCATTTTTACGCATTTGGGGGAGGAGCCTGAGCTGGTGCCTTCTGGAACCGTTTTCACAATGGGTTGCACAATCAGATGCAAGCACTGCCAGAACTGGACAATATCACAATGGCAAGAAACGCCGCTGGAGTATAAGCCTGAAGAGTTGGCAAAAGAAGTGGAAAACCTGCGTTTAGAGGGTTGCAGAAACGTGAATTTGGTCGGGGGAGAGCCGACGCCGTGGCTTTGGCACTGGCTGGAAACTTTCAAGCATGTACACGTGAACGTGCCTGTGGTTTGGAACTCAAACTCTTACTACAGCCAAGAAACAGCACGGTTGCTTGCGGGCTTTGCGGATGTTTACCTTTTGGATTTCAAGTATGGACCAAGCGATTGCGCAAACAGGATTTCGGATGCACCAAATTACTGGCAGGTTTGCACTCGCAACCATCTGGAAGCCAAAAAGTATGGTGAATTAATCGTGCGTGTGCTAGTGTTGCCAGGACACTTGGACTGTTGCACTAAGCCGATTCTGGAGTGGATAGCCCAGAATTTAGGTGTACAAACAAGGGTCAATTTGATGTTCCAGTACAGGCCAGCGTGGCGTGCTGGTGAAGTCCCAGAACTGCGCAGAAGGCTAACGCAATCCGAGATGGATAAGGCTTTGCGGTTGGCGGAGCAGGTAGGGCTGGAGAACTTGGCTTAA
- the hisG gene encoding ATP phosphoribosyltransferase produces the protein MDKIKFAIPKGSLEKATAEFFSKSGFKIGSSERTYRPSINDPQIEMKVLRPQEIPVFVSEGLQDIGITGEDWVKENRADVEILQNLEYGKIRLVIAVPKSVPQETIGEFMEAVWSQGRNFRVSTEYLNIASDYIKNTPQYKKRFGNAEPLIVTPWWKKGDNPRAKIFLSFGATEAKPPENSDCIMDVTETGSTIEANNLKIIDTILKSSAILIANKKALEDPEKREKIFDIVALLKGVVDGSKRIHIFVNVKKANLQKLLTELPALKNPTISPLADDAWVGVNTVIEKDCLIELLPKIRKLAQGLVVYEPRQVLALDEINQREEKPCRRSK, from the coding sequence ATGGATAAAATAAAATTTGCCATCCCAAAAGGCTCCCTAGAAAAAGCAACAGCCGAATTCTTCTCAAAATCAGGCTTCAAAATCGGCTCGTCAGAGCGCACATACCGCCCCAGCATAAACGACCCCCAAATCGAAATGAAAGTTCTGCGCCCCCAAGAAATCCCCGTTTTTGTCAGCGAAGGCTTACAAGACATAGGCATAACAGGAGAAGACTGGGTCAAAGAAAACCGTGCAGACGTAGAAATCCTTCAGAACCTTGAATACGGAAAAATCAGGCTCGTCATAGCTGTGCCAAAAAGCGTTCCTCAAGAAACCATCGGAGAATTCATGGAGGCTGTTTGGAGTCAAGGCAGAAACTTCCGCGTAAGCACAGAATACCTAAACATAGCTTCAGACTACATCAAAAACACGCCACAGTACAAAAAACGCTTCGGCAACGCTGAACCATTAATTGTGACGCCATGGTGGAAAAAAGGCGACAACCCAAGAGCCAAAATCTTCCTCTCCTTTGGCGCAACAGAAGCCAAGCCGCCAGAAAACAGCGACTGCATCATGGACGTAACCGAGACAGGCTCAACCATAGAAGCCAACAACCTAAAAATCATAGACACAATCCTCAAATCCAGCGCCATTCTAATTGCCAACAAGAAAGCTCTCGAAGACCCAGAGAAACGAGAAAAAATCTTCGACATAGTTGCATTACTCAAAGGCGTCGTGGACGGCTCAAAGAGGATTCATATATTTGTTAATGTCAAAAAAGCAAACCTGCAAAAACTGCTCACGGAACTGCCAGCCCTAAAGAACCCAACCATTTCGCCACTAGCAGACGACGCGTGGGTAGGCGTCAACACAGTCATCGAAAAAGACTGCCTAATTGAACTGTTACCAAAAATCCGCAAACTTGCGCAGGGACTGGTAGTTTACGAGCCGAGGCAGGTGCTGGCGCTTGACGAGATAAACCAGCGAGAGGAGAAGCCGTGCAGAAGGTCCAAGTGA
- the hisF gene encoding imidazole glycerol phosphate synthase subunit HisF, whose translation MPLAKRIVPCLDVDHGKVVKGINFVQLKQAGDPVELAKRYSDEGADELVFLDITASHEKRDIMRNYVEGVAKAINIPFTVGGGIRNVADARLVLCSGADKVSVNTAAVENPKVISELAEVFGSQCVVVAIDAKRNSTPSEGKTIVKTSDGPVWFEVVTYGGRKRTGIDAIAWAKRANELGAGEFLVTSMDKDGTEDGYDIELTRTISENVKAPVIASGGAGVPKHLFDVLTEGKADAALAASIFHYNKYPVPVVKDYLRKMGVTIRP comes from the coding sequence ATGCCACTAGCAAAAAGAATCGTGCCATGCCTAGACGTTGACCATGGAAAAGTAGTCAAAGGCATCAACTTCGTCCAACTCAAACAAGCAGGCGACCCAGTAGAATTAGCAAAACGCTACTCTGACGAAGGCGCCGACGAACTTGTCTTTTTAGACATAACCGCTTCACACGAGAAGCGCGACATCATGCGCAATTACGTTGAAGGCGTAGCAAAAGCTATCAACATACCCTTCACAGTGGGCGGCGGAATCCGCAACGTAGCCGACGCACGGCTCGTCTTATGCAGTGGCGCTGACAAAGTCTCAGTTAACACGGCAGCAGTTGAAAACCCAAAAGTAATTTCGGAGTTGGCTGAAGTTTTTGGGAGCCAATGCGTAGTCGTCGCCATAGACGCAAAAAGAAACAGTACGCCAAGCGAAGGCAAAACCATCGTGAAAACTAGCGACGGACCAGTATGGTTTGAGGTTGTCACTTACGGGGGAAGAAAACGCACAGGCATCGACGCTATAGCATGGGCTAAACGTGCAAATGAGCTTGGCGCAGGCGAATTCTTAGTCACTTCAATGGATAAAGACGGCACCGAAGACGGCTACGACATCGAACTAACACGCACCATCTCCGAGAACGTGAAAGCGCCAGTGATTGCAAGCGGCGGCGCGGGCGTCCCCAAACACCTCTTTGATGTGCTGACCGAGGGCAAGGCAGACGCGGCGTTGGCGGCTTCAATTTTCCACTACAACAAGTATCCTGTTCCTGTGGTGAAAGATTACTTGCGCAAGATGGGGGTAACTATTAGACCATGA
- a CDS encoding PAC2 family protein — MDKPYLRKLSNPTLDNPIFIQGLPGFGNVGRIAAHLLIKFCDAKPFAELYSPSFPDYVSISSKGICHLPRYEFFYAPMEKNNLVIMTGEIQPSFDDVVAHYTVCDAVMDFVEEIGCRFIVTMGGVPITEDKTQVYIAATSPRLATEFMEKGGVIYSKGRIVGGTGLTLALAKERKIDGVSLLGTTMGFKADRGAGFLVFKFLMKSLGKEIKEGLIENNALEEE; from the coding sequence ATGGATAAGCCGTATTTGCGTAAGCTTTCGAATCCGACGTTGGATAATCCGATTTTTATTCAGGGACTACCGGGCTTTGGCAACGTAGGCAGGATTGCGGCACATTTGCTCATCAAGTTCTGTGATGCGAAGCCGTTTGCGGAGTTGTATTCGCCTTCTTTTCCCGATTACGTTTCAATCTCATCCAAAGGCATTTGTCATCTGCCAAGGTATGAGTTCTTTTATGCACCCATGGAGAAGAATAACTTGGTTATCATGACGGGTGAGATTCAGCCTTCGTTTGATGATGTGGTTGCTCACTATACGGTTTGTGATGCGGTGATGGATTTTGTTGAAGAAATAGGTTGCCGCTTCATTGTTACGATGGGCGGTGTGCCAATTACTGAGGATAAGACTCAGGTTTACATTGCTGCTACGTCTCCGCGGTTGGCAACGGAGTTTATGGAGAAAGGCGGCGTAATCTACAGTAAGGGCAGAATAGTCGGTGGAACAGGCTTAACGTTGGCGTTGGCGAAGGAGCGAAAGATTGACGGCGTGAGTTTGCTGGGGACAACTATGGGTTTTAAGGCTGATAGGGGCGCTGGATTTCTGGTTTTTAAGTTTTTGATGAAGAGTTTAGGAAAAGAGATAAAAGAAGGATTAATAGAAAACAATGCACTTGAAGAAGAGTAA
- a CDS encoding nascent polypeptide-associated complex protein has protein sequence MHRRMNPREQKRLMQRMGMNMDSVADVQQVIIRTNTKDIVIDEPEVAILQVQGQKMYQVIGGQVSEQAPSKRGVGAPAKPAFSEEDVQLVADQTGKSLEKAKEALEECGGDLAKAILLLQS, from the coding sequence ATGCATAGACGAATGAATCCTCGAGAGCAAAAGCGCCTGATGCAGCGCATGGGCATGAACATGGACTCCGTCGCTGATGTCCAACAGGTCATAATCCGAACTAACACTAAAGATATTGTTATTGATGAGCCTGAAGTAGCTATTCTGCAGGTTCAGGGACAAAAAATGTACCAAGTCATCGGCGGACAAGTCAGCGAGCAAGCGCCCTCCAAACGAGGCGTGGGGGCACCTGCTAAACCGGCGTTCAGCGAAGAAGACGTGCAACTGGTAGCAGACCAAACGGGGAAGAGTTTGGAGAAGGCTAAAGAAGCGCTTGAAGAATGCGGCGGAGACTTAGCTAAAGCAATTCTGCTGCTTCAATCATAA
- the hisD gene encoding histidinol dehydrogenase: MQKVQVRLYKSKELPADWFKRQQVDQKATAELESNVKAIINQVKQDGDKALVALAQKFDKANLTPQTLKATAEEIKEAYSKITKEQVAAIQFMKERVSVFQKQLLNQTQVTTFNEGIMTQTVLRPIESVGCYVPGGQAAYPSTVVMTAVPAKIAGVPRVVVCSPSDSEGKVNPLVLVAADVCGVDEVYKVGGAQAIAALAYGTDTIKPVRKIVGPGSKYVTMAKVLVSTDVAIDMPAGPSEVLILADQWADARLIAYDMISQAEHGGDSVAGLITTSQKLAQEVQLNLSKLAAVAPRGEKIVESLNKYGFIIVCKDIEEAVALTNQFAAEHLEVIVSDAKKLAEKLVAGLILIGQYSPVPLSDYASGTNHVLPTGGFAQSFSGLSAIDFMRRVSITECSKEGLEKVRGNVKVLTDAENLPNHYKAIEARFNK, from the coding sequence GTGCAGAAGGTCCAAGTGAGACTCTACAAATCCAAAGAGTTACCAGCCGACTGGTTCAAACGCCAACAAGTTGACCAAAAAGCCACCGCTGAACTAGAAAGCAACGTAAAAGCCATCATCAACCAAGTTAAACAGGACGGCGACAAAGCGCTCGTTGCGTTGGCGCAGAAATTTGACAAAGCCAACCTCACCCCGCAAACACTCAAAGCCACTGCTGAGGAAATCAAGGAAGCCTACAGCAAAATCACCAAAGAACAAGTCGCCGCAATCCAATTCATGAAGGAACGCGTCAGCGTCTTCCAAAAACAACTGCTAAACCAAACCCAAGTCACAACCTTCAACGAAGGCATCATGACTCAAACCGTTCTGCGCCCCATCGAAAGCGTGGGCTGCTACGTTCCAGGAGGACAAGCCGCGTATCCAAGCACAGTGGTTATGACTGCTGTTCCAGCAAAAATCGCAGGCGTGCCCCGTGTGGTTGTTTGCTCTCCTTCTGACTCTGAAGGCAAAGTGAACCCTCTTGTTCTTGTCGCCGCAGATGTCTGTGGCGTAGATGAGGTTTACAAGGTCGGCGGAGCCCAAGCTATAGCCGCTTTGGCATACGGAACAGACACCATAAAACCCGTACGCAAGATTGTGGGGCCAGGCAGCAAGTACGTGACAATGGCTAAAGTGCTGGTTTCAACTGACGTAGCCATCGACATGCCTGCGGGTCCAAGCGAAGTCCTAATCTTAGCCGACCAATGGGCTGATGCACGACTCATCGCCTACGACATGATTTCACAGGCAGAACACGGCGGAGACAGCGTTGCAGGACTCATCACAACTTCGCAAAAACTTGCCCAAGAAGTCCAACTCAACCTGTCAAAACTGGCGGCTGTTGCTCCAAGAGGAGAAAAAATAGTTGAATCACTAAACAAATACGGCTTCATAATCGTCTGCAAAGACATCGAAGAAGCTGTGGCGCTGACAAACCAGTTTGCCGCTGAACACTTAGAAGTCATAGTCAGCGATGCCAAGAAGCTTGCTGAGAAACTCGTGGCAGGCTTAATCTTGATTGGTCAGTACAGTCCTGTTCCGCTGAGCGACTACGCGAGTGGAACCAACCATGTTCTTCCCACTGGCGGGTTCGCGCAATCATTCTCAGGTCTATCCGCAATCGATTTCATGCGCCGAGTCAGCATAACGGAGTGCTCCAAGGAAGGGCTCGAAAAAGTCAGGGGCAACGTCAAAGTCTTAACTGACGCAGAGAACCTTCCAAATCACTACAAAGCAATAGAGGCAAGGTTTAACAAATGA
- the hisB gene encoding imidazoleglycerol-phosphate dehydratase HisB, which translates to MRKEEVYRKTKETEVKVSVNLDGEGKVSVCTPVPFLDHMITSLATHSLIDINASVKGDLAHHSVEDLAIGLGEALNKALGTREGITRFGNAAAPMDCSLAFAAVDLVKRPYFKIDLKLRGKKVEDMPTEDIVHFYESLAQALQANVHMYVEYGSNDHHKAEAATKALALSLRQAIALDPRRKGVPSSKGVI; encoded by the coding sequence ATGCGTAAAGAAGAGGTTTACCGTAAAACCAAAGAAACCGAAGTTAAAGTGAGCGTGAATCTTGACGGCGAAGGAAAAGTCAGCGTATGCACACCTGTGCCGTTCCTAGACCACATGATAACTTCCCTAGCAACACACAGCCTAATCGACATCAACGCCTCCGTAAAAGGCGACTTGGCACACCACTCTGTAGAAGACTTAGCCATAGGCTTAGGAGAAGCCCTAAACAAAGCCTTAGGCACACGCGAAGGCATCACACGCTTCGGCAACGCCGCCGCACCCATGGACTGCTCACTCGCATTCGCCGCAGTTGACCTCGTCAAGCGCCCATACTTCAAAATCGACCTAAAACTCCGAGGCAAAAAAGTAGAAGACATGCCAACCGAAGACATCGTCCACTTCTACGAATCCTTAGCCCAAGCGCTCCAAGCCAACGTACACATGTACGTAGAGTACGGCAGCAACGACCACCACAAAGCAGAAGCCGCAACCAAAGCCCTAGCCCTATCACTAAGACAAGCAATAGCCCTGGACCCCAGACGTAAAGGCGTGCCCAGTTCCAAGGGAGTCATCTAA
- the hisC gene encoding histidinol-phosphate transaminase, producing the protein MSASYKKWLKEKTAKLQATDCYSAGVTPEGLAEQLGVDQSKIVKLNFNENFFINRAKQSALIKELADEIDLRMYPEDEEVKLREKLTGYMGVPKDYLVIGNAGDELIDRTIRLFMEKGDAAVSFAPSFAIPRLCIKRLEGEYVTVPLKSDFQLDVQGMLSKFSDKTRLLYLCSPNNPTANQMKTKNVETLVKAFPGIVILDEAYGEFADYSFVPRIREFPNMIILRTFSKAFGLAMLRLGYAVANPELAKLLTEKSPLPYPVSGFSIRMGIKMLENMDIMKEAVAALKAERGKLIKALNQIEGVQAFESQADFLLMNTKKPADEVYEKLLKRGIMLKKWGKLLQYDNCFRVTIGTPQMNAKLIEALKEIQSD; encoded by the coding sequence ATGAGCGCATCCTACAAAAAATGGCTAAAAGAAAAAACAGCAAAACTGCAGGCAACAGACTGCTATTCAGCAGGGGTCACGCCTGAAGGATTAGCGGAGCAACTTGGCGTTGACCAATCAAAAATTGTCAAACTAAACTTTAACGAAAACTTCTTCATAAACCGAGCCAAGCAGTCAGCACTCATTAAGGAGTTAGCTGACGAAATTGACTTGCGCATGTACCCAGAAGACGAAGAAGTTAAGCTACGAGAAAAACTCACAGGATACATGGGTGTCCCAAAAGATTACTTAGTGATTGGCAATGCTGGCGACGAGTTAATCGACCGTACAATACGCCTCTTCATGGAAAAGGGCGACGCCGCCGTTTCATTTGCTCCATCTTTCGCAATTCCCCGCCTCTGCATAAAGCGTCTAGAGGGCGAATACGTTACGGTGCCGCTCAAAAGTGATTTCCAACTAGACGTGCAAGGCATGCTGTCTAAATTTTCAGATAAAACCCGCTTGCTGTATCTGTGCTCGCCCAACAACCCAACCGCCAACCAAATGAAAACAAAAAACGTAGAAACCTTAGTCAAAGCTTTCCCAGGCATCGTCATCTTAGACGAGGCATACGGGGAATTTGCTGACTACTCGTTTGTGCCAAGAATCCGCGAGTTCCCAAACATGATTATCCTGCGAACGTTCTCCAAAGCCTTCGGCTTAGCAATGCTGCGACTTGGTTACGCTGTTGCAAACCCTGAATTAGCGAAGTTGCTGACTGAGAAGTCTCCGCTTCCTTACCCAGTGAGCGGCTTCTCAATCCGCATGGGCATAAAAATGCTTGAAAACATGGACATAATGAAAGAAGCCGTAGCGGCACTGAAGGCTGAACGCGGAAAACTCATAAAGGCACTAAACCAAATAGAAGGCGTACAAGCCTTCGAGTCGCAAGCAGACTTCTTGCTGATGAACACAAAGAAGCCTGCGGATGAGGTTTACGAGAAACTGCTAAAGAGGGGCATCATGCTCAAGAAATGGGGCAAACTGCTCCAGTACGATAACTGCTTCCGCGTGACCATTGGCACACCCCAAATGAACGCTAAACTAATCGAGGCATTAAAGGAAATTCAAAGTGATTGA
- a CDS encoding pseudouridine synthase: MENPVGKVRSIADYQFGKGVGELLFPDNTEIQLSPRTGRIRYINLNGERLATLRPTDGMLSLSVKAAQFMAEHTPFAKCFVTVQNDVAQYIAAGGDVFAVHVVKVDDEIGAKDEVIVLDEDRRVLAVGRAVLSSGEMLAFKTGVAVKVRHGSKES, encoded by the coding sequence ATGGAAAATCCAGTGGGCAAAGTAAGAAGCATCGCTGATTACCAGTTCGGCAAAGGCGTGGGTGAACTCCTCTTTCCAGATAATACCGAGATACAGCTGTCGCCTAGGACAGGCAGGATACGTTACATTAACCTAAACGGAGAAAGACTAGCGACGCTGCGCCCAACTGATGGAATGCTTTCGTTGAGCGTCAAAGCTGCACAGTTCATGGCTGAGCACACGCCTTTCGCCAAATGCTTTGTAACCGTGCAGAACGATGTGGCGCAGTACATTGCGGCTGGCGGAGACGTTTTTGCCGTTCACGTCGTAAAGGTTGACGATGAGATAGGCGCTAAGGATGAAGTCATAGTTTTGGATGAGGATAGGCGTGTTTTGGCTGTGGGGCGAGCTGTGCTCTCCAGTGGGGAAATGTTGGCTTTCAAGACAGGTGTCGCCGTCAAGGTCAGGCATGGCAGCAAGGAAAGCTAA
- the hisA gene encoding 1-(5-phosphoribosyl)-5-[(5-phosphoribosylamino)methylideneamino]imidazole-4-carboxamide isomerase: MQLIPAIDLMSGKIVRLTRGEAKTAKTYEKKFGTPLEAAKRWRDEGAGKLHIIDLDAAFGIGDNRAVIAEVAKNIDLPIQVGGGIRSYEIAEKILQTGVTQVILGALAFSDPSAITKIQKKFSDESVIVALDNKDGQIMVEGWQTKTAMTVDDALDKYTALGVRRFLITSIAQDGMLTGPDLQTLSGAALYPNVKIIAAGGIGTLGDLVALKEIGVEGAVIGKALYEEKFTLKQAIQTIGA, encoded by the coding sequence ATGCAGTTGATTCCAGCAATAGATTTGATGAGTGGAAAAATCGTGCGCTTAACCCGCGGCGAAGCCAAAACCGCCAAAACCTACGAAAAAAAATTCGGCACGCCCCTTGAAGCCGCAAAACGCTGGCGAGACGAGGGCGCAGGTAAACTACACATAATCGATTTGGATGCGGCTTTCGGCATCGGCGACAACCGCGCCGTCATCGCTGAGGTTGCAAAAAACATTGATCTGCCAATTCAAGTCGGCGGGGGCATCCGCAGTTATGAAATAGCTGAAAAAATTCTGCAGACAGGCGTCACTCAAGTCATACTGGGTGCCTTAGCCTTCAGCGACCCCTCAGCAATCACGAAAATCCAAAAGAAATTTAGTGATGAATCAGTCATCGTTGCCTTAGACAACAAGGACGGGCAAATAATGGTTGAGGGCTGGCAGACCAAAACCGCAATGACCGTTGACGATGCACTCGACAAGTACACTGCTCTTGGGGTGCGCCGTTTTCTGATAACTTCAATTGCACAAGATGGTATGCTCACTGGACCAGACCTGCAAACGCTCAGCGGAGCCGCACTGTATCCGAATGTCAAAATCATTGCGGCAGGCGGAATCGGCACCCTTGGTGATTTGGTTGCCCTCAAAGAAATCGGCGTGGAAGGCGCAGTTATCGGAAAAGCCCTCTACGAGGAAAAGTTTACGTTAAAGCAAGCCATACAAACCATAGGAGCATAA
- the hisH gene encoding imidazole glycerol phosphate synthase subunit HisH has protein sequence MAKAAIFDYGVGNLLSLKIALEKAGLNATIATTAKELKEADAIALPGVGNFSAAATKLDAVKETLQNKVKEGTPLLGICLGLQLFFETSQEGPGNGLAFFEGKCVQLPSTVKVPHMGWNTLNIIKQNELLDGIADASYVYFVHSLYPVPKDKSIICTTTEYGAVFTSTVVSKNIYGTQFHPEKSGDIGLAMLKNFAKAVVR, from the coding sequence GTGGCGAAAGCAGCAATATTCGACTATGGCGTAGGCAACCTGTTGAGCCTCAAAATCGCATTGGAAAAAGCAGGCTTAAACGCAACAATAGCAACAACAGCCAAAGAACTCAAAGAAGCAGACGCCATCGCACTGCCCGGAGTCGGAAACTTTAGCGCCGCAGCCACAAAACTTGACGCCGTCAAAGAAACCCTCCAAAACAAAGTCAAAGAAGGCACGCCACTGCTCGGCATTTGCTTGGGCTTGCAACTGTTCTTTGAAACCAGCCAGGAAGGACCAGGAAACGGCTTAGCATTCTTCGAAGGCAAATGCGTACAGTTACCCAGCACAGTTAAGGTGCCGCACATGGGTTGGAATACACTAAACATCATAAAACAAAACGAACTCTTAGACGGGATAGCGGACGCTTCGTACGTCTACTTTGTGCACTCCCTCTACCCTGTGCCAAAAGACAAAAGCATAATTTGCACCACAACCGAATACGGGGCAGTCTTTACCTCAACAGTTGTCAGCAAGAACATTTACGGTACACAGTTTCACCCAGAAAAATCAGGAGACATCGGCTTGGCGATGCTCAAAAACTTCGCCAAAGCAGTCGTGAGGTAA